Within the Streptomyces sp. YIM 121038 genome, the region GTCGGAGAGGTCGGTGTACGTGTACTGCTTGCCCCAGCTCGACACCGTCCAGGGCGCGCTCCGCTCCTTGACCACGTCGTTCTTCCACCCCGAAGGACGGGCGTGCCCTTGGCGGTGCAGGACGTAGTCGAGGTCTTCGCGGGGGTCGCTCGGGTAGCGCTCGGCGGCGATCGAGTTGTCCCGCGTGTCGAAGGAGTACGGGTGCCCGGTCCGCTCGTCGGCGGGCGCGAGGCCCGCGTCGGCGAGCATCGAGGCGTACTCCGGGCTGTGCGAGTCCACGTTGAAGTCACCCGCGACCATGACCTGCTCGTTCGCCGGGATGCCCTTGGCGTCCAGGAACGCGTCCAGCTCCTTGAACTGCTTGGCGCGCGTCGTGGCCGCCTCGCCCGCCGAGCAGCCGGGGTCGGTGGACTGGGCGTGGGTGCCGACCACGTGCACCTTCGTGCCGTTCACGTCCAGGACGACGTAGGCGAACCCCTTGTTGGAGTGGTAGTCCGCGCCGCAGGCGTCCTTGTAGACGTACTGCTCCTTGCGCACGATCGGCCACTTGCTGAGGACCGTCACGCCGCCGTCCTCCGGGGTCAGCGAGGAGTACGCGCCCCCGGTGGCGTCCCACCCGGACTTGCTCCGGCCCACCACCGGCGTCTGGTGCGGGTAGAGCGCCGAGGCGTTCTTCTGCAGCGCGTCGGACGCGGAGTTGTCGAACGCCTCCTGCAACACGACGACGTCGTTCCCCCGGAAGAACCCGGCGGCCGGTATCTCCTTGGCCCGGTGGTCCTGCCCCCAGTTCGGGTACAGCGTCTTGCTGAAGAGGAAGGCGTTGTACGTGAGCACCTTCAGGCGGGGCGGCGCGTCGGCGGCCGCTGCGTTCGGGGCCGTCGCGGCCAGCGTCGCGGCCGTGGCGAGGGCCACGAGGCAGGTGCGCGGGGTGGGGTGGGGCACGGAGTATCTCCCTGTGGGGGGTGGGGACGGGGGCCGGCTGGAAGTACCGGCGTCGGTCATCCAAGGCGTCGTGGGTTACGGCGGGTTGACGTGCGGGTGAGCGTGGGGAGGATCATGGCCTGCGGCTGAGCCGCAGGTCACGTAGGTGGCGCCTGGGTGTGCCGGACGCATTCCGTGATCACGGAGCGCAGGCTGTCGGTGCGCCGGAGGAGGTCGCGCTGGACGTGGGCCCCGGCGCCGTGGGCGAGGAGGCGTGCCGTGCGTTCGCGGGCCAGGGCGAGGTCCCCGGTGTCGTGGAGGGCGTCGCGTGCGTGGTCGAGCAGGGTGCGTACCGCCTCGGCGGCGGGCACCGGCCGCATCGACAGCGGGTGGAGGAGCGGGCCGTCAAGGCCGGAGCGCGCGGCGCGCCACGCGGCGAGCCGCAGCAGGCTGACGCCGTGCCCCAGCGGCGGCGTGCCCGCGCGCCACTCCCGCGCGGCCGTCTCGACGAGGGCCCGGCAGAGCGCGGCGATCAGGACGGTGGTGCCCGCGTCGAGGCACACGTCCGCCACCCGGATCTCGACGGTGGGGTAGCGGTGCGAGAGCCGGGCGTCGAAGTAGACCATGCCCCGGTCGTGCAGCACCCCGGTGGCCACCATGTCGCTGACCTGCCGCTCGTACCGCTCGGCCGAGCCGAAGAGCTCGGTGGGGCCCGCCATCGGCCAGCGCCCCCACACCCTGCTGCGGTAGCTGGCGTACCGGCTGTCCTTGCCCTGCCAGAACGGGGAGTTGGAGCTCAGCGCGACGAGGACCGCCAGCCACGGCCGGATCCTGTCGACGACGGCCACGCCCTCCTCGTCCGACTCCACCGCGACGTGCACGTGGCAGCCGCAGGTCAGCTGCTCCTGGGTGGTGAGGCCGAACTGCTCCTCCATCCACTGGAAGCGGCTGCCCACGTTGACGGAGGGGCTCGCGGGCAGGGGAGAGGTGGCAAGGGCGGCCACCGAGGCGCCGACGTCCCCGGCGTGCCGGGCCGCCTCCGCCCGCCACCGGACGATCTCGGCGGAGAGGCTGTCCATGTCCGACTGCGGCCGCGTGGCGAACTCGATCTGGTGGCCGTGCAGCTCCTTCTCGAAGGCGGAGTCCTCGGAGTCTTCCGAGTTCTCGGAGCCGGAGCCGGAGTCCCCGTGCTCGCTCTCCTCCGCATCGTCGTGCGCGCCGCTGTCCCTGGCCGCACGGGCCAGGACGGCCGTCGACAGGGCCCGCGGCTCCCCACTCTCACGGTCGAACAGGAGGAGCTCCTCCTCCACACCCACGGTACGCACCGGACGCCGCCTCTCCGGCCCGCCTACTTCGGACTGTGGGGGCCACTCGGTACCCAGTACCCCGACGGTGGGGGCGCAGCCGTGTGCTGTCCGCCATCAGGGTTCATGGGTTTCAGTCGAGCCAGTGAGGCAAAAGCGTAGATCATGGTAAAAATCGGCTACACGATGATGACCGAGCAAGCGGGACCGCGTCCCCTCGTCGAGCATCTGGTCGCCGCGGAGGGCGCCGGTTTCGACTTCTCCGTGACCTCGGACCACTACTTCCCGTGGCTGGCGGAGCAGGGCCATGCGCCGTACGTGTGGAGCGTGCTCGGCGCCGCCGCGCAGGCGACCTCGCGGATCCCGCTCATGACGTACGTGACCTGTCCGACGTTCCGCTACCACCCCGCCGTTGTGGCCCAGAAGGCCGCCACGATGCAGCTGCTCTCCGAGGGCCGCTTCCGGCTCGGTCTCGGCAGCGGCGAGAACCTCAACGAACACGTGGTCGGTGGCGGCTGGCCCGCGCCGGAGGTCCGGCTGGAGATGCTCGAAGAGGCCGTCGGGATCATCCGGGCGCTCTTCTCGGGGGAGACCGTCCACCACCAGGGCACCCACTTCGACGTGGCGGACGCCCGCCTGTGGGACCTGCCGGACGAGCCGCCGCCCCTCGGCGTGGCCGTCTCCGGCGAGCTGTCGTGCGCCCTGGCCGGCCGCCACGCCGACCTGGTCATCGCCACCGAGGCGAAGCCCGAGCTGCTCGACGCCTTCGACCGGCACGGCGGCAGCGGCAAGCCCCGCGTGGGGCAGCTGCCCGTCTGCTACGACCCCGACGAGGGCGCGGCGATCGCCCGCGCCCACGAGCAGTTCCGCTGGAGCGTGGGCGGCTGGCCGGTCAACGCCGAACTGCCCGGCCCGTCCGGCTTCGCCGGAGCCACCCAGTACGTCACGCCGCAGGACGTCGCACAGCAGATCCCGTGCGGCGCCGACGTCGACGCGTTCGTCGAGGCGGTACGCCCCTACGCGGAGGCCGGCTTCACCGAGATCGCCCTCGTCCAGGTGGGCGGCGACCACCAGCTGCCGTTCATCGCCTGGGCCGAGAAGGAGCTGCTGCCCGCGCTGCGCGACCTGTGACGCCGCATCCGCCCATGCACGACCCGACGGGAGAACAGCATGAACGACACACCGAGCACGCAGCCGCCGCCCTCGTCCCCCGACCTGGTGCAGGTGGTGCTCAGCGACTGCTCGGCCGCCGACGCGGACGCGGTCTTCGGGGCCCTGTGCACTCACTTCCGCGGCGACCGCGGTGACGACGCGCCACGCCAGACCGAGGCGACACGGCCCGCCGTCTGGACGGGCTCCTTCCAGGCCTCCCGGGCTCCGGGCCCGGTGCCGGGAGTGCTCCTCTCGGGCTCCGTGACCGCCGACCTGCAGGGCGGCCCGGCGGCGGTCGACCGGCTGCGCGCGGTGCTCGAAGGGGCCTTCAGCGCCGCGGCCGAGGGCACGGTGTCGGGCGACCAGGAGGTGCAGGTCCAGCTGCGCCTGACGGGCGCCGACCGCGGGGCCCCGCCCGCCGGGGCCTGAGCGGCGGCGCCCACGGCGCGCTCAGAAGGGCGGCGCCCACGGCGTGCTCAGAAGACGGAGAGCCCGGTGAGCGTGGTGAAGCGGTCGAGCGCGGCGACACCCGCCACGGAGTTCCCGCGCTGGTCCAGGCCGGGGCTCCACACGCACAGGGTGCAGCGGCCGGGCACGACGGCGATGATGCCGCCGCCCACGCCGCTCTTGCCGGGCAGGCCCACGCGGTGGGCGAAGTCACCGGCGGCGTCGTACGTGCCGCAGGTCAGCATGACCGCGTTGATCTGCTTGGCCTGGCTGCGGGTGAGCAGCGTGGAGCCGTCGGCCCGTATACCGTGGCGGGCGAGGAACCCGGCGGCCAGGGCGAGGTCGGCGCAGGACGCCTCGATGGAGCACTGGCGGAAGTACTGGGCGAGGAGCTCGGGGACGGCGTTGGCGATGTTGCCGTACGACGCCATGAAGTGCGCGAGGGCGGCGTTGCGGTCGCCGTGCTCGGTCTCGCTGTCGGCGACGTGCTCGTCGAAGGTGAGGCGGTCGTTCCCGGACTCGGCGCGCAGGAAGTCGCGCAGCGCCCCGGCGGCGTCACCGGTCAGGCTCTGCAGCCGGTCGGTGACGACGAGGGCACCGGCGTTGATGAAGGGGTTGCGCGGGATGCCGTGCTCGTACTCCAGCTGCACCAGCGAGTTGAACGGATTGCCCGACGGCTCCCGGCCCACGTGCTCCCACAGCAGCTCGCCCTCCAGGCTCAGATCGAGGGCGAGCGTGAAGACCTTGGTGATGGACTGGGTGGAGAAGGGCTGCTGCCAGTCCCCGACGCCGTAGACCGTGCCGTCGAGCTCGGCGACCGCCATCCCGAACCGTCGCGGGTCCGCCGAGGCGAGCGCCGGGATGTAGTCGGCGGGGCGGCCGCGGCCCGGCAGGCGCTGGATCTCGTCAGCGATGCGGTCGAGGACCGGCTGGAGGGAGGGTGACACGCGTACTTGCTCCGTGTTCGTGCTTCTTGCGGTGGGGCGTCAGTACCTTACGGCAGCCCACGGGCGGAAACGATCAGGGCCGGGCGCACGCCCCGGAGGCTGCCTCCACCTGGCCTGTTCGGGCGTACGGGGAACGCATGAGCGATCGCATGTTGAACCATTGCAAAGAGCAAGAAAAATAAGTTCTAAGTACAACCAACTGGCCGAAAAGTGGTCCACACCAGAGCCCGGCCAGGGGCACTCTGGCCCTCGATCGATGAGGTGTGTGCCGACGTGACCACCACCCCACGGCGGCACCGCGATGCCCGAGGAGGGCCCGCGACATGGGCATGGGACGCAGCAGGGCGAAGGCGGAGCGCGCCGCCGCGGACGCCGCCGAGCGACTGCTCGAAATCGGCCGATTACTTCAACAGGCACCCACGACACCGGAGGGCCGAGCGGTCTTCCGCCCAGGTCAGAAGGTCAACGACCAGCCCTATCGGGAGCGGTGGGCCCACGACAAGGTGGTGCGCTCCACCCACGGCGTGAACTGCACCGGCTCGTGTTCGTGGCAGGTGTACGTCAAGGACGGCCTGATCACCTGGGAGACGCAGGCCACCGACTACCCCTCCACCGGACCCGACCGGCCCGACTACGAGCCGCGCGGCTGCCCGCGCGGCGCGTCCTTCTCCTGGTACACCTACTCGCCCACGCGCGTGCGATCTCCGCTGGCCCGCGGTGTTCTGGTGGAGATGTTCCGGTCCGCCAAGCGGAGGCTCGGCGACCCCGTCGCGGCCTGGGCGGAGATCACCGGGGATCCGGAGCGGCGGCGCCGCTACCAGGCGGCGCGCGGCCACGGCGGCCTGGTGCGCGTCAGCTGGCAGGAGGCCCTGGAGATCGCGGCGGCCGCGTACGTGCACACCCTCGACGCGTACGGCCCCGACCGGATCGCGGGCTTCTCGCCGATCCCGGCGATGTCGATGGCCTCGCACGCCGTCGGCGCCCGCTTCCACGCCCTGATCGGCGCGCCCATGCTGTCCTTCTACGACTGGTACGCCGACCTGCCCGTCGCCTCGCCCCAGGTCTTCGGCGACCAGACCGACGTGCCCGAGTCCGGGGACTGGTGGGACGCCGCGTATCTGATGCTGTGGGGCTCGAACGTGCCGGTGACCCGCACCCCGGACGCCCACTGGATGGCCGAGGCCCGCTACCGGGGCCAGAAGGTCGTGGTCGTGTCGCCGGACTACGCCGACGCGACGAAGTTCGCCGACGAATGGCTGCACCCGCACCCCGGGACCGACGGCGCGCTCGCCATGGCGATGGGCCATGTGATCCTGCGCGAGTGCTTCGTCGACCGACAGGTGCCGTACTTCACCGACTACGTCAAACGGTTCACCGACCTGCCGTTCCTGATCGCCCTGGACGAGCGGGAGCGGGGCGCCCACACCCCGGGGGCCTTCGTCACCGCCGTCGACGCGGACCTCGCGCGGGAGGCACAGGCCGACGCGCGGCGCTGGATGCCGGTGTTCCTCGACGCGGTCACGGGCGAGCCCGCGGTGCCGAACGGCACCCTCGGCGACCGCTGGAGCAAGGGCGGCGAGGGCCGCTGGAACCTCGACCTGGGTGACCTCGACCCCGTGCTGAGCCTCCTCGGACACCCGGGCGCCGGGACCGCGACGGTGGTCCTTCCCCGCTTCGACGCAGCCGTCGACGAGGAGGGGGCGGGCGCGACGGTCCGCCGCACCGTGCCGACCACCCGCGTCGGCGGCCGCCTGGTGACCACGGTGTTCGACCTGATGCTGGCCCAGTACGGCGTGGCACGCGAGGCCCTCGACGGACGGCCGCCCGTCCCGTACGAGGACGCCTCGGCCCCCTGCACCCCCGCCTGGCAGGAAGCCGTCACCTCGGTGTCCGCGGGGGCCGCGGTGCGCGCCGCCCGGGAGTTCGCCCGCACCGCGGAGCAGACCCGGGGCCGCTGCATGATCGTGATGGGGGCCGGGACCAACCACTGGTTCCACTCCGACACGATCTACCGCTCGTTCCTCTCACTGCTGCTGCTCACCGGCTGCCAGGGCGTCAACGGCGGCGGCTGGGCGCACTACGTGGGCCAGGAGAAGGTCCGCCCCTACGCCGGCTGGCAGCAGCTGGCCACCGGCTCCGACTGGGCCCGCCCCTCGCGGCAGATGGCCGGCACGCCCTACTGGTACCTGCACACCGACCAGTGGCGCTACGACAGGACCACCGCGGACGCCCTCGCCTCGCCCACCGGAGCAGGGGCGCTCAGCGGACTGCACACCGCGGACCTGCTCGCCCGCTCGACCCGGCAGGGGTGGATGCCCGCCTACCCCACCTTCTCGGCCAACCCGCTGACCCTGGGGCGGCGGATCCACGAGGCGGGCGCGGAGCCCGGCCCCTGGGTGGCCGCCGAGGAGGCGGCGGGCCGCCTCACCCACGCCTTCCAGGAC harbors:
- the sph gene encoding sphingomyelin phosphodiesterase; this translates as MPHPTPRTCLVALATAATLAATAPNAAAADAPPRLKVLTYNAFLFSKTLYPNWGQDHRAKEIPAAGFFRGNDVVVLQEAFDNSASDALQKNASALYPHQTPVVGRSKSGWDATGGAYSSLTPEDGGVTVLSKWPIVRKEQYVYKDACGADYHSNKGFAYVVLDVNGTKVHVVGTHAQSTDPGCSAGEAATTRAKQFKELDAFLDAKGIPANEQVMVAGDFNVDSHSPEYASMLADAGLAPADERTGHPYSFDTRDNSIAAERYPSDPREDLDYVLHRQGHARPSGWKNDVVKERSAPWTVSSWGKQYTYTDLSDHYPVVGG
- a CDS encoding glutamate--cysteine ligase; the protein is MRTVGVEEELLLFDRESGEPRALSTAVLARAARDSGAHDDAEESEHGDSGSGSENSEDSEDSAFEKELHGHQIEFATRPQSDMDSLSAEIVRWRAEAARHAGDVGASVAALATSPLPASPSVNVGSRFQWMEEQFGLTTQEQLTCGCHVHVAVESDEEGVAVVDRIRPWLAVLVALSSNSPFWQGKDSRYASYRSRVWGRWPMAGPTELFGSAERYERQVSDMVATGVLHDRGMVYFDARLSHRYPTVEIRVADVCLDAGTTVLIAALCRALVETAAREWRAGTPPLGHGVSLLRLAAWRAARSGLDGPLLHPLSMRPVPAAEAVRTLLDHARDALHDTGDLALARERTARLLAHGAGAHVQRDLLRRTDSLRSVITECVRHTQAPPT
- a CDS encoding LLM class F420-dependent oxidoreductase — protein: MVKIGYTMMTEQAGPRPLVEHLVAAEGAGFDFSVTSDHYFPWLAEQGHAPYVWSVLGAAAQATSRIPLMTYVTCPTFRYHPAVVAQKAATMQLLSEGRFRLGLGSGENLNEHVVGGGWPAPEVRLEMLEEAVGIIRALFSGETVHHQGTHFDVADARLWDLPDEPPPLGVAVSGELSCALAGRHADLVIATEAKPELLDAFDRHGGSGKPRVGQLPVCYDPDEGAAIARAHEQFRWSVGGWPVNAELPGPSGFAGATQYVTPQDVAQQIPCGADVDAFVEAVRPYAEAGFTEIALVQVGGDHQLPFIAWAEKELLPALRDL
- a CDS encoding glutaminase; protein product: MSPSLQPVLDRIADEIQRLPGRGRPADYIPALASADPRRFGMAVAELDGTVYGVGDWQQPFSTQSITKVFTLALDLSLEGELLWEHVGREPSGNPFNSLVQLEYEHGIPRNPFINAGALVVTDRLQSLTGDAAGALRDFLRAESGNDRLTFDEHVADSETEHGDRNAALAHFMASYGNIANAVPELLAQYFRQCSIEASCADLALAAGFLARHGIRADGSTLLTRSQAKQINAVMLTCGTYDAAGDFAHRVGLPGKSGVGGGIIAVVPGRCTLCVWSPGLDQRGNSVAGVAALDRFTTLTGLSVF
- a CDS encoding nitrate reductase subunit alpha; the protein is MGRSRAKAERAAADAAERLLEIGRLLQQAPTTPEGRAVFRPGQKVNDQPYRERWAHDKVVRSTHGVNCTGSCSWQVYVKDGLITWETQATDYPSTGPDRPDYEPRGCPRGASFSWYTYSPTRVRSPLARGVLVEMFRSAKRRLGDPVAAWAEITGDPERRRRYQAARGHGGLVRVSWQEALEIAAAAYVHTLDAYGPDRIAGFSPIPAMSMASHAVGARFHALIGAPMLSFYDWYADLPVASPQVFGDQTDVPESGDWWDAAYLMLWGSNVPVTRTPDAHWMAEARYRGQKVVVVSPDYADATKFADEWLHPHPGTDGALAMAMGHVILRECFVDRQVPYFTDYVKRFTDLPFLIALDERERGAHTPGAFVTAVDADLAREAQADARRWMPVFLDAVTGEPAVPNGTLGDRWSKGGEGRWNLDLGDLDPVLSLLGHPGAGTATVVLPRFDAAVDEEGAGATVRRTVPTTRVGGRLVTTVFDLMLAQYGVAREALDGRPPVPYEDASAPCTPAWQEAVTSVSAGAAVRAAREFARTAEQTRGRCMIVMGAGTNHWFHSDTIYRSFLSLLLLTGCQGVNGGGWAHYVGQEKVRPYAGWQQLATGSDWARPSRQMAGTPYWYLHTDQWRYDRTTADALASPTGAGALSGLHTADLLARSTRQGWMPAYPTFSANPLTLGRRIHEAGAEPGPWVAAEEAAGRLTHAFQDPDDPANWPRVLTVWRANLIGSSAKGNEFFQRHLLGTTDNASADEVPPDDRPRHVAWHEQAPRGKLDLLLALDFRMTSTTLFADLVLPAATWYEKHDLSSTDMHPYVHAFSPAINPPWQARTDFEIFHGLAAEVSRLAHGRLDVAHDLVATALQHDTPGEAPPPGPTGPQYTLVERDYRAVADKLAALGPLPDELGLQVKGVTVRTAPESRWLTARCGTAAAGPARGRPLLDTDVKLCEAILALSGTTNGRVAAEGLRRLAERCGGDSGLEELAASVAERRVVFSDTQARPVQVSASFEWSGKEASDRRYAPFTINTEHRKPWHTFTGRQHFYLDHPWITEFGEQLPVYRPPLDLALLGERPATDGDGTSVTVRYLTPHSKWSIHSEYQENLLMQTLARGGPVIWISVTDAEAIGVADNDWIEAVNANGVVVARAVVSHRMPPGTVFMYHVQERLVNVPKSERTGRRGGVHNALTRLLVKPTHLIGGHAQLSFAPNYYGPTGNQRDAVTVIRRRSQEVQY